A section of the Gemmatimonas aurantiaca genome encodes:
- a CDS encoding serine hydrolase domain-containing protein, producing MNAPRPGFLKRAAVLLAVSGAVWGGACARAGTGAGKPISPVAAVPAAVSRAVADSMHAVIDRAVADGAFPGAYAVVGTREGVIAEYGAGRLDELDDTRPSNSTVWDMASLTKVIGTTSAMLQLVGSGRVVLDSPVVRYLPEWTAPGASRITVRNLLSHNSGLQAGRLFYKEANTAEEAFQQLFATSPDTVPGVRYTYSDIGFILLGRLVARVSGEALDQYDQHHIFGPLGMKDTRYLPPASWLPRIAPTEQDPWRGRKVRGEVHDENAYRMGGVVGHAGLFSSARDLTKFARMYLGFGKLGKVRIFDSATVAMFTRVQNPALSHRALGWETPNGTNSAGKRLSPSAFGHTGFTGTSIWMDPGQNLFVILLTNRVNPTRQNPKIGKVRQDLADAVMDAMTAAHGAGR from the coding sequence ATGAACGCACCGCGACCGGGCTTTCTCAAGCGGGCGGCGGTGTTGCTCGCAGTATCGGGAGCCGTGTGGGGCGGCGCATGCGCACGCGCCGGTACCGGAGCAGGCAAGCCGATCTCCCCCGTGGCGGCGGTGCCCGCCGCGGTGTCGCGGGCCGTGGCGGACAGCATGCACGCGGTCATCGACCGGGCCGTGGCCGACGGGGCGTTTCCCGGAGCCTATGCGGTCGTGGGCACGCGGGAGGGCGTGATCGCCGAATACGGCGCCGGGCGTCTCGACGAGCTGGACGACACCCGCCCCAGCAATTCGACCGTATGGGACATGGCCTCGCTCACCAAGGTCATCGGCACCACGAGCGCCATGCTGCAACTGGTGGGCAGCGGGCGCGTGGTGCTCGACTCCCCGGTGGTGCGGTATCTCCCCGAGTGGACGGCGCCGGGCGCCTCCCGCATCACGGTGCGCAATCTGCTCTCGCACAATTCGGGGCTGCAGGCGGGCCGGTTGTTCTACAAGGAGGCGAACACGGCCGAGGAGGCGTTCCAGCAACTCTTCGCCACCTCGCCTGATACCGTGCCGGGGGTGCGGTACACCTACTCGGATATCGGCTTCATCCTGCTGGGCCGCCTGGTGGCGCGTGTGAGCGGCGAAGCGCTCGATCAGTACGATCAGCACCACATCTTCGGGCCACTGGGGATGAAGGACACGCGCTACCTGCCGCCGGCGTCCTGGCTGCCACGCATCGCGCCCACGGAACAGGATCCCTGGCGCGGCCGGAAGGTGCGCGGTGAAGTGCACGACGAGAACGCCTATCGCATGGGCGGCGTGGTCGGCCATGCGGGTCTCTTCTCGTCGGCGCGGGATCTCACGAAGTTCGCGCGCATGTACCTGGGATTCGGGAAGCTTGGCAAGGTCCGCATCTTCGACTCCGCCACCGTCGCCATGTTCACCCGGGTGCAGAATCCGGCGCTGTCGCATCGTGCGCTCGGATGGGAAACGCCCAACGGCACCAACTCGGCCGGCAAGCGCCTGTCTCCGTCAGCCTTCGGCCATACGGGTTTCACCGGGACCTCGATCTGGATGGACCCGGGGCAGAACCTGTTCGTCATTCTGCTGACCAACCGGGTGAACCCGACGCGACAGAACCCGAAGATCGGCAAGGTGCGTCAGGATCTCGCGGACGCCGTGATGGACGCCATGACCGCGGCGCACGGCGCGGGACGCTGA
- a CDS encoding CDP-alcohol phosphatidyltransferase family protein, whose product MKALWSAIVRGYLAVIAPVADWLVAKRVRPNTITTIGTICTCIAGAIFAKGHISIGGWFLGLTALFDVLDGTVARRTGQSSTFGAFYDSTLDRVADGFLLGGLVVFYATHPQHADHGMVIVAVLALIATFLTSYTNARAEGLGFTARVGVLQRPERITLLSAPQAFFGLAFDGWVLAGIVTLLMVTAWITFFQRMMYVHRITTVTPTSTSPGE is encoded by the coding sequence ATGAAAGCACTCTGGAGCGCCATCGTTCGTGGCTACCTCGCCGTCATCGCCCCCGTGGCGGACTGGTTGGTGGCCAAGCGTGTGCGCCCGAACACCATCACGACCATCGGCACGATCTGCACCTGCATTGCCGGCGCGATCTTTGCCAAGGGACACATCAGCATCGGCGGGTGGTTTCTCGGATTGACCGCGCTGTTCGATGTGCTCGATGGGACGGTGGCCAGACGGACGGGACAGAGCTCGACCTTCGGGGCATTCTACGATTCCACGCTCGATCGGGTCGCCGACGGATTTCTGTTGGGCGGCCTGGTGGTGTTTTACGCGACCCATCCACAACATGCCGACCACGGCATGGTGATCGTGGCGGTGCTCGCGTTGATCGCCACCTTTCTCACATCGTACACCAATGCCCGGGCCGAAGGGCTCGGGTTCACCGCGCGGGTGGGCGTGTTGCAGCGCCCTGAGCGCATCACCCTGCTATCGGCCCCGCAGGCCTTTTTTGGCCTGGCGTTCGATGGCTGGGTTCTCGCCGGCATCGTGACGTTACTGATGGTGACTGCCTGGATCACCTTCTTTCAACGCATGATGTACGTGCATCGCATCACCACCGTGACGCCGACTTCTACTTCTCCCGGAGAATAA
- a CDS encoding sodium:solute symporter, producing the protein MTGRFDLLDLFVLLVYLSGTTALGLWIGREQRSATDYFVAERAIPWWAVLFSIVASETSALTFISIPGLAYIGNLGFLEVVAGYILGRIVVARTLLPRYFEGNLVTAYALLETRFGLGARRFTSIVFMVTRAMADAVRVFATAIPVALIIGPALPKQYAMPTAILVLGLLTVIYTYRGGMKAVVWTELLQASIYLLGGLSAIVLIGQAVDGGWSTIVARAGDAGKLQVIDWYTGFDRPHTMFAGLIGGGFLAMASHGADQLIVQRLLSSRSLRDAQVAIIGSGFAVFAQMALFLFVGLGLWVLYDGRPFASADAIFPTYIIEQMPHGLIGLIVAAIVAATMSTHSGAINALAASSTHDIYLPLTGRAPDDPRTLKVGKMFALGWGLVLTFGALLFKEQGTPVVVIALSIASFTQGGLLGGFFLGLFWARANQRDAIFGMSVGIFAMAFIVFAKQLIAAFPGLEPTLGGVASIAWPWYVLIGTSLTFLAGMLLSFTHAAPTTGDRASQGIRS; encoded by the coding sequence ATGACGGGGCGCTTCGATCTTCTCGATCTGTTCGTGCTGCTGGTGTATCTGAGCGGCACGACCGCACTGGGTCTCTGGATCGGCCGAGAACAGCGTTCGGCAACGGACTACTTCGTGGCGGAACGCGCGATCCCGTGGTGGGCCGTGCTGTTCTCGATCGTGGCCAGCGAAACATCGGCGCTGACGTTCATCAGCATTCCCGGACTGGCCTACATCGGCAATCTCGGATTTCTCGAGGTGGTGGCCGGTTACATCCTCGGCCGCATCGTGGTGGCCCGCACGCTGCTGCCGCGATACTTCGAAGGCAACCTGGTGACGGCCTACGCGTTGCTGGAAACGCGGTTCGGACTCGGCGCCCGCCGTTTCACCAGCATCGTCTTCATGGTCACGCGGGCGATGGCCGATGCGGTGCGCGTGTTCGCGACGGCGATTCCGGTGGCGCTGATCATCGGGCCGGCTCTGCCCAAGCAGTATGCGATGCCCACGGCCATTCTCGTGCTGGGACTGCTCACGGTGATCTACACGTATCGCGGCGGCATGAAGGCGGTGGTGTGGACCGAGCTGCTGCAAGCGAGCATCTACCTGCTGGGCGGTCTGTCGGCCATCGTGCTGATCGGCCAGGCGGTGGACGGCGGCTGGAGCACCATCGTCGCGCGGGCGGGCGACGCGGGCAAGCTGCAGGTGATCGACTGGTACACGGGTTTCGATCGTCCACACACGATGTTCGCGGGTCTCATCGGTGGCGGCTTCCTGGCGATGGCGTCCCACGGCGCCGACCAGCTCATCGTGCAGCGTCTCCTGTCGAGCCGTTCACTGCGCGACGCACAGGTGGCGATCATCGGCAGCGGGTTCGCGGTGTTCGCGCAGATGGCGTTGTTCCTGTTCGTGGGGCTCGGACTCTGGGTGTTGTACGACGGACGTCCGTTTGCATCGGCCGATGCGATCTTCCCCACGTACATCATCGAGCAGATGCCCCACGGTCTGATCGGGTTGATCGTGGCGGCCATCGTGGCGGCGACGATGAGCACCCATTCGGGAGCGATCAACGCCCTCGCGGCCTCGTCCACCCACGACATCTATCTGCCGCTGACGGGACGCGCGCCGGACGATCCGCGCACGCTCAAGGTGGGCAAGATGTTCGCGCTGGGCTGGGGGCTGGTGCTCACCTTCGGCGCCCTGCTGTTCAAGGAACAGGGCACGCCGGTGGTGGTGATCGCGCTGTCCATCGCGTCATTCACGCAGGGCGGTCTGCTCGGGGGGTTCTTCCTCGGTCTGTTCTGGGCACGCGCCAACCAGCGTGATGCGATCTTCGGCATGAGCGTGGGTATCTTTGCCATGGCGTTCATCGTGTTCGCGAAACAGCTCATCGCGGCGTTCCCGGGCTTGGAGCCGACGCTCGGTGGCGTGGCGTCGATCGCGTGGCCGTGGTACGTGCTGATCGGCACGTCGCTCACGTTCCTTGCCGGGATGCTTTTGTCCTTCACCCATGCGGCGCCGACGACAGGCGACCGTGCTTCACAGGGGATTCGTTCATGA
- a CDS encoding BadF/BadG/BcrA/BcrD ATPase family protein, which yields MSAGPLDPTPLVVGVDGGGSHTRALLCDATGAVLARVEGPASALQTVQESVAADIIKSLIAEALAKAERPDTRPAVCVVGVAGAGQERAAQALWAALAQRRVADDVSVQADATIAMDDAFGDSAGVLLIAGTGSVAFSRAPDGRLERCGGWGPYVGDEGSAAWLGKRALGVVSASQDGREPDTALTGAVLTALELEALDDLIPWAASATPGTFAKLAPVVAQVAAAGDLRANALISFCVEELALHVRTLARRCFQDERAAIPVAFAGGLLSRGSLVRKRLEQRLKSAVPGAMIRAEDVDAARGAVRRARRLLGVEA from the coding sequence ATGAGTGCTGGTCCACTGGACCCGACCCCGCTGGTGGTGGGTGTCGATGGCGGTGGCAGTCATACGCGCGCGCTGCTGTGTGATGCCACGGGCGCCGTGCTCGCGCGCGTGGAGGGGCCAGCAAGCGCCCTGCAGACGGTGCAGGAGTCGGTGGCCGCGGACATCATCAAGTCGCTGATCGCCGAGGCACTGGCGAAGGCGGAGCGGCCCGACACCCGCCCGGCGGTGTGTGTGGTGGGGGTGGCGGGTGCGGGCCAGGAACGTGCGGCCCAGGCGCTCTGGGCCGCGTTGGCGCAACGCCGCGTGGCCGACGATGTGTCGGTGCAGGCCGATGCCACGATCGCGATGGACGATGCGTTCGGCGACTCGGCCGGTGTGCTCCTCATCGCGGGCACGGGCTCGGTGGCGTTCTCGCGCGCCCCCGATGGCCGCCTGGAGCGCTGCGGCGGCTGGGGTCCCTACGTGGGCGACGAGGGCAGCGCGGCGTGGCTGGGGAAGCGCGCCCTGGGCGTGGTGTCGGCCTCGCAGGACGGCCGCGAGCCGGACACGGCGCTCACCGGCGCCGTACTGACGGCGCTCGAGCTCGAGGCGCTCGATGATCTGATCCCCTGGGCCGCATCGGCCACACCGGGCACGTTCGCCAAGCTGGCGCCCGTGGTCGCACAGGTGGCCGCGGCCGGCGATCTGCGGGCCAATGCGCTGATCAGTTTCTGTGTGGAAGAGCTGGCCCTGCACGTCCGCACGCTCGCCCGCCGGTGTTTCCAGGACGAACGCGCGGCCATCCCGGTGGCCTTCGCCGGCGGACTGCTTTCCCGCGGCTCCCTCGTGCGCAAGCGTCTGGAGCAGCGCCTCAAGAGCGCCGTTCCGGGCGCGATGATCCGCGCCGAGGACGTGGACGCGGCGCGAGGCGCGGTCAGACGGGCAAGGAGGCTGTTGGGGGTGGAGGCTTAG
- the erpA gene encoding iron-sulfur cluster insertion protein ErpA, protein MSTMQQPDVMVVLTPVAAGEVRKFMEAEGVTAEKGGLRVSVMPGGCSGFKYGLVIEDQQADDDISVEVEGIKIFVDPFSAQYLSGTTIDYVSSMQGSGFTFKNPNTTGGCGCGSSFSA, encoded by the coding sequence ATGAGCACGATGCAGCAGCCGGATGTCATGGTGGTTCTCACCCCCGTCGCTGCGGGTGAGGTCCGGAAGTTCATGGAAGCCGAAGGCGTCACCGCCGAGAAGGGCGGCCTTCGTGTCTCCGTGATGCCCGGTGGGTGCAGCGGCTTCAAGTACGGCCTCGTGATCGAGGACCAGCAGGCCGATGACGACATCTCGGTCGAAGTCGAAGGCATCAAGATCTTCGTGGACCCGTTCTCGGCGCAGTACCTCAGTGGTACGACGATCGACTACGTCTCGTCCATGCAGGGTTCAGGTTTTACTTTCAAGAATCCCAACACCACGGGCGGCTGCGGTTGCGGCAGCTCGTTCTCGGCGTGA
- a CDS encoding DUF1343 domain-containing protein codes for MKAIKTLLLSAILTGMTLGAGGCAGRGPQDNEPFPDDGAGTPGAIRGRNIDRRVRPGITVLLDDSIKLVAGKRVALVTNQTGIDEQGRRSIDLLYTDKRAQRAGVQLVKLFAPEHGARGTEDREHLADDRDDRTGLPIYSLYQQTTVGPPDSLLQDVDVLVVDLQDIGTRTWTYVGVMLYSMQAGERRGIPVVVLDRPNPLSGAMAEGALLDSSLANANYPTPGGRTNGFALYPMPLRHGLTMGEMAKLFQAQLKLGTRLTVVPVRNLHRGMWFDDTKLPWVRPSPNLPNLTSALLYPALVPFESSNVSVGRGTNDPFQRFGAPWLHADSVARLLDDLSLTGVRFKAERFTPNNPGDRKYEGRSIPGIRIEVTDRERVQPARVGAAVLWALGRVHRDSLQIDGPGFDLRMGSARVREALLGGADPDAVLDRVLPAVIAFEKDARRFYLYR; via the coding sequence GTGAAGGCGATCAAGACGCTGCTGCTGTCGGCGATACTGACCGGGATGACGTTGGGGGCGGGAGGGTGCGCCGGGCGGGGGCCGCAGGACAACGAACCGTTCCCCGATGATGGCGCGGGAACGCCGGGGGCGATCCGCGGTCGCAACATCGATCGGCGGGTTCGTCCGGGGATCACCGTGCTGCTGGACGATAGCATCAAGCTCGTCGCCGGCAAGCGTGTCGCGCTCGTGACCAACCAGACGGGCATCGACGAGCAGGGGCGGCGCAGCATCGACCTGCTCTACACCGACAAGCGCGCCCAGCGGGCGGGGGTCCAACTCGTCAAACTCTTTGCGCCGGAGCATGGGGCCAGGGGCACCGAGGACCGTGAACACCTCGCCGATGACCGGGACGACCGGACCGGCCTGCCGATCTATTCGCTCTATCAGCAGACCACCGTCGGCCCGCCGGACAGCCTGCTGCAGGATGTCGATGTCCTCGTGGTCGACCTGCAGGATATCGGCACGCGCACATGGACCTACGTGGGCGTCATGCTGTACAGCATGCAGGCCGGTGAACGCCGCGGCATTCCGGTGGTCGTCCTCGATCGGCCCAATCCCCTCTCGGGAGCGATGGCGGAAGGTGCGCTGCTCGACTCCAGTCTGGCCAATGCGAACTACCCCACGCCCGGCGGCCGGACCAACGGGTTCGCGCTCTATCCGATGCCGCTCCGGCATGGCCTCACCATGGGCGAGATGGCGAAGCTGTTCCAGGCGCAGCTCAAGCTGGGAACACGACTCACCGTGGTGCCGGTGCGCAATCTCCACCGCGGCATGTGGTTCGACGATACGAAGCTGCCCTGGGTGCGGCCGTCACCGAACCTGCCCAACCTGACGTCGGCACTGCTCTATCCGGCACTGGTGCCGTTCGAGTCCAGCAACGTATCGGTGGGGCGGGGCACCAACGATCCTTTTCAGCGCTTCGGCGCGCCCTGGCTGCACGCCGACTCGGTGGCCCGGTTGCTCGACGACCTCTCGCTCACCGGGGTGCGTTTCAAGGCCGAACGGTTCACCCCCAACAATCCCGGAGACCGGAAGTACGAAGGGCGGAGCATCCCCGGCATCCGCATCGAAGTGACCGACCGGGAACGCGTACAGCCGGCCCGGGTGGGAGCGGCCGTGCTCTGGGCGCTGGGCCGGGTGCATCGTGATTCGCTGCAGATCGACGGGCCGGGATTCGATCTTCGCATGGGATCCGCCCGGGTGCGTGAGGCGTTGCTGGGTGGGGCCGATCCGGATGCGGTGCTGGATCGCGTCCTGCCAGCCGTGATCGCCTTCGAGAAAGACGCCAGACGCTTCTATCTCTACCGTTGA
- a CDS encoding dihydrolipoamide acetyltransferase family protein yields MARVDVIMPQMGESIAEGTVSRWLKKVGDSVKRDEPIFEISTDKVDAEIPSPSGGILMEILVGEGKTVAVNTVVAVLETDAAAAAAAPAPSAPAPADAAPAAPAASAPAVSASVASPAPVAARSSAPAGSFEERIRTKSSPLVRKIAAEQGVELAAVTGSGIAGRVTRKDLDAYLSSRPAAGATPAVSGAVSGASHAPADSHGPAATPWAGDVVEPMSKIRKLTSDHMAMARRVAAHVTTFWEVDLTRVARVRAAVRRDFEAQSGQKLTYLPFILQAVCQQLKRHPMINTAVSGENLIYRKQINLGIAVALEPTGLIVPVLKHADELSLTGLTRGVNDLAARARGKKLSPTDVQDATFTISNPGTFGSLTGTPIIPVGTTAILCLGTIEKRPKVITGADGEDTIAIRTCAYFSLSFDHKVIDGADADRFMADLKKALESVTEAVV; encoded by the coding sequence GTGGCTCGTGTAGACGTGATCATGCCGCAGATGGGCGAGTCCATCGCGGAGGGGACGGTATCGCGCTGGCTCAAGAAGGTGGGCGACAGCGTGAAGCGTGATGAGCCGATCTTCGAGATCTCCACCGACAAAGTCGACGCCGAGATTCCGTCGCCGTCGGGCGGGATCCTGATGGAGATCCTCGTGGGAGAAGGGAAAACGGTGGCCGTGAATACCGTCGTTGCGGTGCTCGAGACCGACGCGGCGGCTGCGGCCGCGGCGCCGGCCCCCAGCGCGCCGGCTCCGGCGGATGCGGCTCCGGCCGCGCCAGCGGCGAGTGCGCCGGCTGTCTCGGCGTCGGTGGCGTCCCCGGCCCCCGTGGCCGCCAGGAGCTCCGCGCCGGCCGGTTCGTTCGAAGAGCGTATCCGTACCAAGTCGTCGCCGCTGGTGCGCAAGATCGCCGCCGAACAGGGCGTCGAACTCGCGGCCGTCACCGGCAGCGGCATCGCCGGCCGGGTCACGCGCAAGGATCTGGATGCGTACCTCTCGTCGCGTCCGGCCGCTGGTGCGACACCGGCGGTGTCGGGGGCGGTGTCCGGCGCGTCCCATGCGCCCGCCGATTCGCATGGCCCCGCGGCCACGCCATGGGCCGGGGATGTGGTCGAGCCCATGTCCAAGATCCGCAAGCTCACGTCCGACCACATGGCCATGGCGCGCCGCGTGGCCGCGCACGTGACCACCTTCTGGGAAGTCGATCTCACCCGCGTGGCGCGGGTGCGGGCGGCCGTCCGCAGGGACTTCGAAGCCCAGTCGGGACAGAAGCTCACCTACCTGCCGTTCATCCTCCAGGCGGTGTGCCAGCAGCTCAAGCGGCATCCGATGATCAACACCGCGGTCTCGGGCGAGAATCTGATCTATCGCAAGCAGATCAACCTCGGCATCGCCGTCGCCCTCGAGCCCACCGGTCTCATCGTGCCCGTGCTCAAGCACGCCGACGAACTCTCGCTCACCGGCCTCACCCGGGGCGTCAACGATCTGGCGGCGCGCGCGCGCGGCAAGAAGCTGAGCCCCACCGATGTGCAGGACGCGACGTTCACCATCAGCAATCCGGGCACGTTCGGTTCCCTCACGGGCACGCCGATCATTCCGGTAGGCACCACGGCCATCCTCTGCCTCGGCACCATCGAGAAGCGCCCGAAGGTGATCACCGGCGCCGATGGGGAAGACACCATCGCCATCCGCACCTGCGCGTACTTCTCGCTATCCTTCGATCACAAGGTGATCGACGGAGCGGACGCGGATCGGTTCATGGCCGATCTCAAGAAGGCCCTCGAATCGGTCACCGAAGCGGTGGTCTGA
- a CDS encoding inositol-3-phosphate synthase, with the protein MSDSTRGTPATIAPATGKLAIFTPGLGAVATTFIAGVERVRRGLSAPIGSLTQMATVRLGKRTDNRSPLIKDFVPLASLDDIVFAAWDPIPDDAYTAAVKAGVLVKEDLEPVAEFLKGIKPMPAVFENRYVTRITGATNVKTGKTKRDLAEQLRADIRNFMKESGAARGAMVWTGSTETYIKPGPQHQTLAAFEKAMDENDDAIAPSMLYAYAAIMEGIAYCNGAPNLSADFPALLDLAIERGVPISGKDFKTGQTWMKTVIAPGMKARMLGLEGWYSTNILGNRDGEVLDDPASFKTKEESKLSVLHTILQPEVYPELYKDFSHVVRINYYPPRGDNKEGWDNIDIKGWLGYPMQIKVNFLCRDSILAAPLVLDLALFSDFAQRAGMKGIQEWLSFYYKSPQVAAGLNPEHDLFIQQTKLKNTLRHLMGEEQITHLGLEYYQ; encoded by the coding sequence GTGTCCGACTCGACCCGCGGCACCCCCGCGACCATCGCTCCCGCGACGGGAAAGCTCGCCATCTTCACGCCGGGCCTCGGCGCCGTGGCGACGACGTTCATTGCCGGCGTCGAGCGCGTGCGCCGCGGCCTCTCAGCGCCCATCGGGTCGCTCACGCAGATGGCCACGGTGCGTCTCGGGAAGCGCACGGACAATCGCAGTCCGCTCATCAAGGACTTCGTGCCGCTCGCGTCGCTCGACGACATCGTGTTCGCCGCCTGGGATCCCATTCCGGATGACGCCTACACCGCGGCCGTGAAGGCCGGCGTGCTGGTGAAGGAAGACCTCGAACCGGTGGCCGAGTTCCTCAAGGGCATCAAGCCCATGCCGGCCGTGTTCGAGAACCGCTACGTCACGCGCATCACCGGCGCGACGAATGTGAAGACGGGCAAGACCAAGCGGGACCTCGCCGAGCAGCTCCGGGCCGATATCCGCAACTTCATGAAGGAGAGCGGCGCCGCGCGTGGGGCCATGGTGTGGACCGGGTCCACCGAGACGTACATCAAGCCCGGCCCGCAGCATCAGACGCTCGCCGCGTTCGAGAAGGCGATGGACGAGAACGACGACGCCATCGCGCCGTCGATGCTCTACGCCTATGCGGCCATCATGGAAGGCATCGCCTACTGCAACGGCGCGCCCAATCTCTCGGCCGACTTCCCGGCGCTGCTCGATCTCGCCATCGAACGCGGCGTGCCCATCTCGGGCAAGGATTTCAAGACCGGCCAGACGTGGATGAAGACCGTCATCGCGCCGGGCATGAAGGCCCGCATGCTCGGTCTCGAGGGGTGGTATTCCACCAACATCCTCGGCAACCGCGACGGCGAAGTGCTCGACGATCCCGCGTCGTTCAAGACCAAGGAAGAGTCCAAGCTCTCCGTGCTGCACACCATCCTGCAGCCCGAAGTCTACCCCGAGCTGTACAAGGACTTCTCGCACGTCGTGCGCATCAACTACTACCCGCCGCGCGGCGACAACAAGGAAGGCTGGGACAACATCGACATCAAGGGGTGGCTCGGCTACCCGATGCAGATCAAGGTCAACTTCCTCTGCCGCGACTCCATCCTGGCGGCGCCGCTCGTGCTCGACCTCGCCCTGTTCAGCGACTTCGCGCAGCGGGCCGGCATGAAGGGCATTCAGGAATGGTTAAGCTTCTATTACAAGTCGCCGCAGGTCGCTGCGGGACTGAACCCGGAGCATGACCTTTTCATCCAGCAGACGAAGTTGAAGAACACGCTCCGTCACCTCATGGGCGAGGAGCAGATCACCCACCTCGGGCTGGAATACTACCAATGA
- the nagB gene encoding glucosamine-6-phosphate deaminase, with product MSLASGTPAASDGSQARALPTSGGPARVSGSPFLHAGVTGTTRERIPTVIVETQELARLVAGRIASLMREREAEGRPIVLGLATGSTPIGVYRELIRLHREEGLSFAHMISFNLDEYYPMRADSIHSYHRFMWENLFSHVNIDPANVHIPDGALPRGEVDAACAAYEAAIAAAGGIDFQLLGIGKTGHIGFNEPGSGETSRTRLVHLDSITRRDAAADFFGEDNVPREAITMGIATILAAREIAILATGEHKARVVKRAVEGEIDRAVAATFLQRHGNTTFYVDEAASADLTRVATPWLVDEVVWDEALAVRAVTWLAARSRKAILKLAQHDYTENNLASLVALHGSPGAVNGLVFNILGAKIRGKSKLPRGLKAICFSPHPDDDVISMGGILRKFVENGNDMTVAYMTSGNIAVFDHDVRRYMDFLERIGDEGLHAAGEGVRPLAETVHGFLSRKQPGEMDIPEVQDIKRIIRESEAVSGIEVMGLSKANARFLNLPFYQTGKVRKDPIGPADVAIVADLLRELQPDLVFVAGDLSDPHGTHRMCKEAIDRALEEVYEGSAAASRPEVWLYRGAWQEWPITEATVLVPLSQEELTLKIQAIFKHQSQKDSAPFPGQDEREFWQRVEQRNKGTATILDELGLAEYFAMEAYVIV from the coding sequence ATGTCTCTGGCTTCCGGCACACCGGCGGCCTCTGACGGCTCCCAGGCCCGCGCACTCCCCACGAGTGGCGGGCCTGCGCGCGTCAGTGGCTCTCCCTTCCTTCATGCCGGTGTCACCGGCACGACCCGCGAGCGTATCCCGACGGTCATCGTCGAGACGCAGGAACTGGCCCGACTGGTCGCGGGTCGCATCGCATCGCTGATGCGTGAACGGGAGGCCGAGGGCCGTCCGATCGTTCTCGGTCTTGCCACCGGCTCGACGCCGATCGGCGTCTACCGGGAACTCATCCGCCTGCATCGCGAAGAGGGGCTGAGTTTCGCGCACATGATCTCGTTCAATCTGGACGAGTACTATCCCATGCGCGCGGACAGCATTCATTCGTATCATCGCTTCATGTGGGAGAATCTGTTCTCGCATGTGAACATCGATCCGGCGAATGTGCACATTCCCGACGGCGCCCTGCCGCGAGGTGAGGTGGACGCGGCCTGCGCGGCCTACGAGGCGGCGATCGCGGCGGCCGGCGGTATCGACTTCCAGTTGCTCGGCATCGGCAAGACGGGCCACATCGGCTTCAACGAGCCGGGCTCCGGTGAAACGAGCCGCACGCGTCTGGTGCATCTCGATTCCATCACGCGCCGCGATGCGGCAGCCGATTTCTTCGGCGAAGACAATGTGCCGCGCGAAGCGATCACCATGGGTATCGCCACGATTCTGGCGGCGCGTGAGATCGCGATCCTCGCCACCGGCGAACACAAGGCCCGCGTGGTGAAGCGTGCGGTGGAAGGCGAGATCGATCGCGCCGTGGCCGCCACGTTCCTCCAGCGGCATGGCAACACCACGTTCTACGTGGACGAGGCCGCGTCGGCCGATCTCACACGCGTGGCCACCCCGTGGCTCGTGGACGAAGTGGTATGGGACGAAGCCCTGGCCGTGCGCGCGGTCACCTGGCTCGCGGCGCGTTCGCGCAAGGCGATCCTCAAGCTCGCGCAGCACGACTACACCGAGAACAATCTGGCCTCGCTGGTGGCGCTGCATGGTTCACCGGGCGCGGTGAACGGGTTGGTGTTCAACATCCTCGGCGCCAAGATCCGCGGCAAGAGCAAACTGCCGCGTGGCCTCAAGGCGATCTGTTTCTCGCCGCACCCCGACGACGACGTCATCTCGATGGGTGGCATTCTCCGCAAGTTCGTGGAGAACGGCAACGACATGACGGTGGCCTACATGACGAGCGGCAACATCGCCGTGTTCGATCACGATGTGCGCCGCTACATGGACTTCCTCGAGCGCATCGGCGACGAGGGCCTGCACGCGGCGGGGGAAGGAGTGCGTCCACTGGCGGAGACCGTGCACGGGTTCCTCTCGCGCAAGCAGCCGGGTGAAATGGACATCCCCGAAGTGCAGGACATCAAGCGCATCATCCGTGAATCCGAGGCGGTGAGCGGCATCGAAGTGATGGGGTTGAGCAAAGCCAACGCGCGCTTCCTCAACCTGCCCTTCTATCAGACGGGCAAGGTGCGCAAGGATCCGATCGGTCCGGCCGACGTGGCCATCGTGGCCGATCTGCTGCGCGAATTGCAGCCCGATCTCGTGTTCGTGGCCGGCGACCTGTCCGATCCGCACGGCACGCATCGCATGTGCAAGGAAGCCATCGACCGTGCGCTGGAGGAAGTGTACGAGGGCAGCGCGGCGGCATCGCGTCCGGAAGTGTGGCTGTACCGTGGCGCCTGGCAGGAGTGGCCGATCACCGAAGCCACGGTGCTGGTCCCGCTGTCGCAGGAAGAGCTGACGCTCAAGATCCAGGCCATCTTCAAGCATCAGTCGCAGAAGGATTCGGCGCCCTTCCCCGGTCAGGATGAACGTGAGTTCTGGCAGCGCGTGGAGCAGCGCAACAAAGGCACGGCCACCATTCTCGACGAACTCGGACTCGCGGAATACTTCGCGATGGAGGCGTATGTCATCGTGTGA